DNA from Pichia kudriavzevii chromosome 5, complete sequence:
AGACAATCAAAATGTAACTAATACAAAACCACCCTTGTTCAACAGGTCTTCTCCTATAATGACCCTATTTTCAACTCGTtcaattaaaaaaaaactaattTCATCACATACcccaaaacaaaaaaatcaacttgtctttttttttatctgatgaattttcacttgaaaataacatgcaaaaaaaaaagtagagaaaacaaaaccCAGTCAATACAACTCCGTGCACCAGTAGAAAAGCATTAATTAGCTGGAATTTTCAGTGTAGGGCGTTTTCCAAATAGATAGTGGAAACAGGCAAACACTGTCAAGACTGATTTGCCTTCGTGTTTCTAAAGAAGGCAGAGACCACCCCTTTGAGCAATGGCGATGCAGATAGATCCAGACACAGCACTTATCAACAttagagaagaagttgagaaCGTCGATGCAGAGTTGGCGGGACAATTCTACTCTTTAGAAGACTACTATGAGCGGAAATTGTGGTACCAACTATCGGAATTACTTAGAACTGTGATTTACAAGAATCCGAATTCCCAGGGTATCAGGTTGAAGTTATTTGagaatttcattttgtCCTTTGGTGATAAGATCAACCAGTTGCAATTAGTTGATTTCTTGGTGATTTCATTGAAGGATTCTACGCCGCAGGATTCGTATGAGTATTTGAACAACTTGAAACAGAGGGTGTTGAAGTTGGGAGAAACGAAATCGCACAATACCGGTGACGACGATATAAATGACTACGAGATAATACAGGCCTTGATATACCTCGATAATGAGCTAGCGAAAGTTAAGTTGGATTTGGggtttgttgatgaagcgGTATCAATTATTGACGAGTcggagaagaagattgattctttgaacGTATCAGTCGACAATAGGGTGAATGCAAGCTTTTACCTTGTTCGGGCAAAACTGATGAAAGGTAAGGGAGATTTCAACTCTTTCTACTACAATAGTCTCTTATTTTTGTCGTGTATTCCAGAATTAGAGGAATTACAAGACAAACAACTGATTGTTCAGGATATATGTATTAGTGGATTATTAGGCGACAAggttttcaattttggtgAGATCATAATGCACGATATCTTCCA
Protein-coding regions in this window:
- a CDS encoding uncharacterized protein (PKUD0E04390; similar to Saccharomyces cerevisiae YDR427W (RPN9); ancestral locus Anc_5.534), whose product is MAMQIDPDTALINIREEVENVDAELAGQFYSLEDYYERKLWYQLSELLRTVIYKNPNSQGIRLKLFENFILSFGDKINQLQLVDFLVISLKDSTPQDSYEYLNNLKQRVLKLGETKSHNTGDDDINDYEIIQALIYLDNELAKVKLDLGFVDEAVSIIDESEKKIDSLNVSVDNRVNASFYLVRAKLMKGKGDFNSFYYNSLLFLSCIPELEELQDKQLIVQDICISGLLGDKVFNFGEIIMHDIFQYLNDNWLKELLLSLNNGDLNTFNKLIANTDALGQYKDIESRLDFLRQKVCIMAFIELVFNKPTTSRIIQYAEIMEKIPLLRTASEVEYLVMRCASLKLVKALINQVEETVEVSWIQPRTMTLVQIENMKTKMETWNEKVTSLNAYLGECGRELFV